The following nucleotide sequence is from Vibrio fluvialis.
GTTTAAGGTCACCATCGTGCCAACCATGTACGACAAACGTACGCGCGCCTCATTGCAGACACTGAACCAGCTCAAGAAAGATTACCCGGATCAGGTATGGACGTCGGCGGTACCTATTGACACCAAGTTCCGCGATGCCAGCCTGAAACGTTTACCGGCATCCCATTTTGCTGAAGGCAGCCGGGGTGTTTTTGCGTACAAGCAATTACTTCTGTTTTTAGAGAGGCTGTCTATCAATGAGTAGCCCGTTGCTGTCGAGTGAACAAGCGCTGGATGATTACTTCACTGCTCTGCTAGATGAAGAGCTGGGTGAACAGGATCTTGCGCCGCAGAGTCAGCCTGAGCCAGAACCCGCATTAGAGCCGATGATGCAATCGGTGGCGGAAAAGAGTTACTTCGAAGAAGAGCTCGAAGAAATTGATTTGCCCAACCTGGATGATGTCCAGCGCCTGCTGAGCCAGTTAGAAAACAGCAACCCGGTTGCTGAGCTGGATCTTGAAGAGGTGATGGAGCAGAACACCATTCAGATCGCTCAGGCTGAAGCGCCTGCTGTGGTGGAAGAGATTCAGGAATGGAACATCGAACCCGAGGTCGTTGTTGAGCCTCAGGTGTTGGTGGCGGAACCTGACGTCGAAACGTTGGTAGAAGTCGAAGCGCTGAACGGCACCAGCTTAGAACAAGAGCTGACTGCTGAGATTGAGGTTGATGAAACACCCCAAACTGAGGCAGGCCGTTTTGATCTCAGTCGTTGGGATAACGCCGTACGTGCCGACAACTTTCAAGTACTCTACTTCGACGTCAACGGGGTGACTTTTGCTGTACCGCTGGATGAGCTGGGAGGTATTCACCGTAAAGGCTCTCTCAATCACCTGATTGGTCGTCCGGGCTGGTATCTTGGCCTGCAAACTAACCGTGATGCACAGCTGGACGTGGTGGATACGGCGAAGTGGGTGATGGCGGAAAAGCTACGCGATGATAGTTATAAAGCGGACTACCAGTACATCGTCATGCTCGGCGAAAGTATGTGGGGGTTGGCATGCACTAAACTATTAGGCACCGAGCTGCTGAATAGTGAAAAAGTTCGCTGGCGGGAACAAGTGGGTAAGCGCCCTTGGCTTGCTGGAATGGTTAAAGAAAAAATGTGTGCTCTGGTTCATGTTGAAGCATTGATCGCTATGCTTAATGCAGGACTTGATGTAAAAGCACTCGATAAATAATACATTTTTGTCGGAAACGACTTAGAGAGGAAAAGGTATGTCTCAAACTAACGAAGTTGAAGTGAGAAAAGAACACTCTAACGACGAAGTGCTGCAGTGGGTGACGTTCCAGCTAGAAGAAGAAACGTACGGCATCAATGTAATGCAAGTACGTGAAGTGCTGCGTTATACCGAAATCGCGCCAGTACCCGGTGCACCAGATTACGTGCTGGGTATCATTAACCTGCGTGGTAACGTGGTAACCGTTATCGACACTCGTTCTCGTTTTGGTTTGATGCAAGGTGAGATCACCGATAACACCCGTATCATCGTCATCGAATCTGAGCGCCAAGTGATTGGTATTCTGGTCGACAGCGTGGCCGAAGTGGTTTACCTGCGTTCTTCTGAAATTGACACCACACCAAGCGTTGGCACCGATGAAAGCTCGAAATTCATTCAGGGTGTAAGCAACCGTGACGGTAAACTACTGATCCTGGTAGACCTGAACAAGCTGCTTACCGATGAAGAATGGGATGAAATGGCTCATCTGTAATGGCTGATCTGGCTTGGTTAACGCCTCCTGTTATTGCAGGAGGCAGTGTACTGATTGTTTTGCTGCTGCTCTTGGCACTGTTTCGCCTGCGCCGAAGTTCGTCAAAACAGGCGGACTATTTCCGCCAACAGTTACGCCATCTGGATAAAGAGCTTCAGAAATCCAATAAGCAGGTTCTGGAAGTGCGCTCAGTGATGGTCGGGCTGGGGCAGAAAGTCTCAGAACAGCAGGACATTATCTTGCATCTCAATGAACGCCTCAAAGAGCTGGAAAACGCCGACACGGATGGCCGTTTGTACACCCGCGCATCGAAGATGGTCAAGTTGGGTGCTGATATCAATGAGCTGATCGAAGAGTGCGAACTGCCAAAAGCCGAAGCGGAGCTGATGCTCTCGTTACAGAAGAAACTCTCCGGTAAAGAGGCGATACCGCCGCTG
It contains:
- a CDS encoding chemotaxis protein CheW, with protein sequence MSQTNEVEVRKEHSNDEVLQWVTFQLEEETYGINVMQVREVLRYTEIAPVPGAPDYVLGIINLRGNVVTVIDTRSRFGLMQGEITDNTRIIVIESERQVIGILVDSVAEVVYLRSSEIDTTPSVGTDESSKFIQGVSNRDGKLLILVDLNKLLTDEEWDEMAHL
- a CDS encoding chemotaxis protein CheW, translating into MSSPLLSSEQALDDYFTALLDEELGEQDLAPQSQPEPEPALEPMMQSVAEKSYFEEELEEIDLPNLDDVQRLLSQLENSNPVAELDLEEVMEQNTIQIAQAEAPAVVEEIQEWNIEPEVVVEPQVLVAEPDVETLVEVEALNGTSLEQELTAEIEVDETPQTEAGRFDLSRWDNAVRADNFQVLYFDVNGVTFAVPLDELGGIHRKGSLNHLIGRPGWYLGLQTNRDAQLDVVDTAKWVMAEKLRDDSYKADYQYIVMLGESMWGLACTKLLGTELLNSEKVRWREQVGKRPWLAGMVKEKMCALVHVEALIAMLNAGLDVKALDK
- a CDS encoding DUF2802 domain-containing protein: MADLAWLTPPVIAGGSVLIVLLLLLALFRLRRSSSKQADYFRQQLRHLDKELQKSNKQVLEVRSVMVGLGQKVSEQQDIILHLNERLKELENADTDGRLYTRASKMVKLGADINELIEECELPKAEAELMLSLQKKLSGKEAIPPLTSHPERKVAAPGEKRPARKPSR